ATGGGATACAGTGGGGCTGAAGGGCGCAATGACTCACGGGATACAACGTGGCAAAGTTAAAGGGACGAGCTACTCACAATGGTAGTTGATCATAGCCAGCGTTTGGCAAAAATTTCGAAGTAAGGGTTATAATGATAGCCTAACATTTATTGGCCACTTGTTTTGTAAAACTTACATTGTCTTATGCTTTTTGTTAGTAAAATTCAgtttacctcaaaaaaaaaaaaaaaaataatggtgcCCCACacttcagtgggcttccctgatggctcacaggataaagaatccacctacaatgtgggagacctgggttcgatccctgagttgggaagatcccctggagaagggaatggcaacccactccagtattcttgtctggagaatcccatggacagaggagcctggtgggctagtccatgggatggcaaagagtcagacacgactgagtgactaagcacaccaaACTTCAGTAaccaagataaaaatattttcaacattcaaaaataatattttaatattaaaaaaatcaaattgcccACTACAGCCTGTGGACTGGCTGTCTGATTAAATGTTACTGGTATGAGCGCTGGTTATCAAAACTTAGGGAAAGTCAGGATAGGCAAGGTCAGGGTTTCATTCTATTGAATATCTTGATATTTTGTTCATCGtggaggtctttttttttttgcattaatttttctttcttttctgttctttttttgggggagggggcacactatgaggcacatgggattttagttccctgaccagggacagaacctgtgtcctctgtattggaagggcagaatcctaaccactgagccacgagtgggaagtcccatttttttttgtttgtgccACTGGGATGCccgatcttagttccccagctatgcctgctgcagcagaagtgcagagttctaaccactggaccaccaggaaattccctgcattaattttgatttttcaaaaaaaaaacatgcaggaAGCTGTTATTTAtcttgattgaaagtgaaagtcactcagttgtgtctgactctttgtgaccccatgaactatacagtccatggaattctctaggccagaatacaggaatgggtagcctttcccttctcctgggtatcttcccaacccagggattgaacccaggtctcctgcatttcgggcagattctttaccagctgagccacaagggaagcccaagaaaactggagtgggtagcctatcccttctccacgggatctcctgacccaagaattgaactggggtctcctgcattgcaggtggattctttaccaactgagctatcagggaagcccatttatcttGATTACTGAGCTTCTTATGACATCCTTTAAAATTCTGCACCTGAGGTGTCACCTTCATTTCAGCCCTGAGAGCAATTTAAGAGGGAGGTACCAgtattatctgcattttataaatgaggaaaagaaagtatgGGAGAGATGAAGTGATGTGGCCAAGATCACACTGCAGAAAAAGAGGTGGAGCTGGGATATGAACTCAGGCAGCTGGGCTCCAGATACTGGCCTCTCAAGCCACACACAGGCTCTTCCCGTATTCTGCCTGatgtccctgctctgggaagtaCTGTGGTTATGGGAAGAAGGTCAGCGGTTGTGCAGAACATTCAAtaagtttattataaaaataatggggATATGGAGGGCATATGGAAGCTATGGAGAGCTAGGTTGGTTACTTCTGGGGTCCATCTAGGGTGTTCCACTCAGGAGATGGTGGCACTAAGGGCTGCCTGGAGCTCCTCGGGGGCAAAGACACCCAGCTCTGTGATGATGCCGCCAGTGATGAGGTCGTGGGGGGTGACATCAAAGGCAGGATTCCAAACCCCAATTCCTGCAGGGAGGAGAAGCAACAAGGCAGGTATTTGGTCAGTGGATGTACTTAAGCTATTGTCACGTCTCCCTCATGGTGGTTCTTGGGGTTGCGGAATCCTTGAGAATCTGGGGATCCTCACCCCCAAAATACACAAATGCATGGGTTTTGACACCCAGTAACAAGTTTAGACACCCTGACATTCCCGGATTGTTGCTAAGAAGGCTTCAAAGACTTATACACGTCTACCCAACTTGTGCCTGCTCCAAGAATCtcttcagacatgtccgactctgtgcgaccccacagacggcagcccaccaggctcctctgtccctgggattctccaggcaagaatactggagtgggttgccatttccttctccaatgcatgaaagtaaaaagtgaaagtgaagttgctcagtggtgcccgactcttagcgaccccatggactgcagcctaccaggctcctccatccatgggattttccaggcaagagtactggagtggggtgccattgccttctccaaaaaatctCTTTAGGAACCTCCAAGAGTTTACCCCGGGGCCTTTGCATGGactgtgccctctgcctggatgctttccctcagatatgcatatgatttaatgtttcatttcctttcaggtctttgctcaaaaGTCACCTTCTCAGTGAGAACTTTGCTAATCATCCTGTAACCCACTCCCTGAAGAGACACTTCCTGTATCCTTCTGTACCTCGTTCATTTATCCCCTTCTGAAAACACATTGGAATTTTACTCTTTGTCTCGTCTGTCGTTTGTCCCCCCACTGGACTGTCAGCCCCACGAGAGTAGggacttgtctttttctttcctccgtTGTGCCAAGAGGCatgagggatctcagttcccagaccggggatcaaacccaagccctctgcTACGGAAGCAtcgtgtcttagccactggactgccagggaagtcccacttttaacttttttcactCCTGTATCCCTGGCCCCTAGCATGGCAGCTGGCATTGATCAGGTACTTAAAAATTTATCTGGTGAATGAATAACAACCTCTTACACAAGAGGCTGCAAACTGGTTTCTCTGgctcagttatttttttaagaccACTGAATTAGCAGTCAGCTTtcaaaaaatcccctggagaagggactggctacccactccagtattcttgcctggaaaatcatggccagaggagcctggtgggctacagttcatgacgtcgaagagttggctatgactgagcaactaacactttcagttttcaaaatgtgGGAGATTTTATCCCTATAACAAATGTTAAGGCTTCTCTTGGAAAAATCAGACCGATTACCCTGGGGCCTACATTCCTGTGACAGCAGAGACTGGGGTCGCTGGATTGCACCTAGTCTGTGTTACCCGGCTTTCCTGGAGGGAAAAGCAGGCTGGGTTGTCAGTTCCGCTTTCCATGGTCTTGTGGATTTTGACCAGTGCTAAATAATTAAGCCCCTAGGAAGGCAGGGACATCAAAAAGCACTGAGAAAAATTTTTTCAGAATTAATGTatctattttcatttacttttcatagtcttttccattatggtttatcacagggtgtTGAATATAGTTGTTGTTAAcccattgtatatataatagtttgctaaTGTGTCCTATTTTTAGAAAGCTATAAGGAATCGcagcagaaaacaatagaatattagGACTTCCCTCCGCTTAGCTGTATTGTTTTACACTCATTCCATATTTGGAGTAAGGGACGCTGGCCTCCTTGTATTTTCAGTGCTTAGGAGTTTTAACTggtctttttttaattctttttccgtTTAGGtttttacataatattgagcagcgttccctgtgctatacggtaggtccttgttggttatccattttaaatatagcagtgtacatAAATCTTTGAACTGAAACGTGAGTTAAATCGAATAACTTGACACCCATCCATCATGTGTTCtatgatgtctgactctttgcggccccatggactgtagtccacccggctcctctgtccgtggaattttctaggcaagaagacagaagtgggttgccatctcctccaggggatcttcccgacctagggaatggaactcacgtctcctgcattgcaggtgggttctttacctgcaGGCCATTGGGAATggatatagatataaaaataaataagtataccactgtgtacatgtcaatcccaaactccctaactatccctaaCTGgtcctttttttaataaaagttttcaatCATAACCTGTTTCTATTTAATGAGCACTAACTAAGGGCCAGGCACTGTTCTCGATGTCACCTGGGTTAACTTGTTGAACATCCTGGGTGTATGAGGTAGGTCATAACAATACCTTATAGGGCCCTTATGGATGAATTTTAGGCACCTGGCTACAGTCAGGAATTGTGGGGAGGCTGAGAAATATCTGTCTCTTCAAAAGCACTTGACTAGGTGGTATTCTTCTTATCcaagtgagaaaacagaggtgGATAAGAAGACAATTCGCTCAAAGTCTCCTGACTTATTACTCTACCTTCTGACCAtggaagggggcttcccaggtggcacagtggtaaagatcccctggagaagggaatggctacccactccggtcttcttgcctggagaatcccacagaggagcctggcaggctacagtccatggggttgccaagagtcagatactactgagcacacacgcacaccagtGCATCTGACCTCCAAGACATGTCTGCTCTAATAACATGGCTTGAAGGAACTGCTTGTCTTAGAAGGCTGATGATAACCCAGATGCCACCTGCCGCTTGACAGTCAGGGTTCCTACACAGAGGTTCCCAGGCACTGTGGTGCACCCCTCTCTGAGTGGAAGGCTTACCTGGTGCCGCTATCCTGACCCCATTGACGTCGGTCAGCTCCTGCTCGGGACGCTCCTCAATGACGATCTCCCGGCCTGTCTCCAGGCGGAGGTCACACGAGGAGCTAGGGGCAGCCACATAGAAGGGGATGCCATGGTGCTTGGCTGCGATGGCTAGCTGGTAGGTGCCCACCTTGTTGGCTGTGTCGCCATTGGCAACCACGCGGTCCGCTCCCACGACAACAGCTGGGGAATGAGACGCTGGGAGTCAGGATCCACCCGGCCCTGGATGCTGGAGCCCTGCCCACTGGTGCCCCTGCCTGCTGACCTGACACGCCTTGGTGGGCCATGGCGGCTGCCGCCATGCTGTCGGCGATGAGGGTGGCGGGGATCTGCTCGTAGACCAGCTCAAAGGCTGTCAGCCGGGCTCCCTGGTTGTAGGGCCGGGTCTCTGTGCAGAAGGCGTGCTTGAGGCGGCCCAGGTTATGCAGTGAGCGGATCACACCTGTGGGGCCCAGCCCACAAGAAGAGGCGAGGGTAAGACAGCAAGGGATAGATGGGCACGGTGACCCTTTGGCTAGCAGCATGGAACTCCAAAACATGCAGTCTGCCCCCAGGCCCTTGCAGTGGCTGTTCCCTTCTGCCTGGTATACATGTGCTTAGAGAAAGCCTTCTCTGTGAGGCCTTCCAGGATTACTCCATCTTACATAGCAACCCCCACACTGCCATCCCCTGCTCTTTCTCTTTAGTATGTACCACCTTGAAATGAATCATAGGTATCTGTTGACTTGCCTTTGTCTATTCCTTCTATTTTCTCCACTGCTGGGTCCCTAACTGCTAGAATGGTGCTTGGCaaatagtaggtgcttaataaatgtttgtcgaatgaatgaaggaatgcaCACACGTGTGAATGATGgcacacacagtaggtgctcaataaatgttgagtgATTGAAGGAATGGATGCATGGATGAATAATGAGGAACACAGTAGATAAGCATTTATTAAGtataagtattattttttaaaatatttacttggttgcgtcaggtcttagttgaggcatgtagaatctttagttgtagcatctgaactcttagttgtggcatgtgggatctagctccctgaacaaggatggaacctgggccccctgcatcggaagcgtcgagtcttagccactgaaccaccagggaaatccctaagcacgagtaaatgaatgaattcattgCCTCAGTATCCAGGCACAAAGGTGGGACTGAGGCAGGCAGAGAAACATCCAGGAGAATTAAGAATCAGGTGGACTCTGTTGCCTTGAGTGCCAGGACCCAGCCCCCAAGTCCTGGTCACAGCTACTCTAATTTTTCTTTAGGGGGCTATGCCCTTCCTTTCAGTCCTCTTAGAGCCCAGATTCCACCCACTTTCTAGGCACATGGCTCAGATGAGGCCTATTAAGTGATTGATCCTAGATGGGTAGGTAGGTGACTCCATCATGGCCTCCAAGATACATGACTTTTTTGACACTGTCGAAATAGAGATTCTTGGCTCTTTTCCTCAAGATCTGAATCCTGGCCAACCAGTCGAGTGAGAGGATGATGCcactctggaggagggcagaccTTAGGGATGGGCAtagaaagatcctgatgctactGAGTCCCCAGATCCAGCCATACCTGAAGCCAACCCCTTGAGTGTGTTTCTGTGCAACAACTAATAAAGTCACCTTTCTGGGGGATGCAATAAGTGGTttgggtttctttctctttcatccaaAAAGGGACCTCCCCCATTCCTGTGGATGCCCACTCACCTAGGGCTGTGCCATAGCCAGCGGTGGCCAGCGCACCAGTGTTGCAGTGGGTCAGCACGGTCACCTTGCCACCCTGGGGTGCTGCCCGCTTTAGGAGATGGTGGGCTCCCAGGTCCCCAATGCTCCGATTGTCCCGGAGGTCTTTGTCCAGCATGTCCTCGGCCCAGCAGATCACTCTAAGGCCAACAAAGGGCTCTGAGCAACAGCCGCCAGGCTTCAGGGCCCACCCCAGGCCCTCCTCACAGCCCAACACTGCCCTACTAGCATTCTCTTGCTGAAAGCCTCTCTCAGCGTGGGTCTGGTCCCTTCTACAACCACCTATCTGTAACTCCACTCGCTCTCGCAAAACATTGTACCAGGCATctcctgtgtgtcaggcactgggaGACAAAGCAGTGAATAAGACAATATCTCCTCTTCTAGGGAGTTGACACTGGGGTTGGGTAGGCAAATGATTAGCAGACTATAAAGGGAGGGAAAAGGCAGCAGTCAGGAGACAGAGGGTAGGGGATGAATTGTATTATATGGGGGATGGGGAAGGCAGAAACCTGAGACCTGAGGGGGAGGAGATTAGCTAGGCTTATCTGGCTTGCAAACACTgagtgtgcaaaggccctgaggcaggagcaagTCTGGTGGGGTTAATGGAGAATATCTGTGTAGCAGATGTGGAGGGAAAGAGTTGGAAGAGAGCAGGGCGAGGACCAGGGCTGGAAACAAAATTTCTCAAAAGCAAAAACCAGGTAAACCAGGTGGCACTTAAAAGGACCTCTAAGGGCAGATAGGGCTGGGGACGTTCAGGGAAGACAGTCAGGGGATTAAGTTCAAGGACCTGGGGGCCAGGCGGCTCGGTGTTGAGTCCCAGGCCTGCCTGTGTCGCCCTGGATTAAGCGcaccctgcctcagtttccccatctgtaaaactggCAGCTGTgcaccaccagcaccagcaccagcaccaccaccaccagtgaaCGAATGAACAGCCTCGGGTTTGAACAGTGCCGGGCACGTGGCTCCTCTACCTCTCTCGGACCGCCTCCTCCGTTGCGCCCTCCCGCTCCGCCTCTTGGGCCGCGAGTTCTGCCAGGTCCCGTGCGGCGCGGGCCATGTTGACGGCGGTGGGCCGGGCGGTAACAAGGAAGCTCAGCGCGTCCTGGACGAAGGCCACGAGTGCGGCAAGGCCAGGTCCCCCGGCGCCCGCCTGCAGCTCCACGGCGAGGCTAAGACAGCCCACGAGGGCAATGGCTGGGGCGCCACGCACCTGGAGGGGGAGTTGGGGGCGTCAGGGACAGCAGTCAGGGCAACCACTCCCACCCTAACCTGAGCTCCACCACGCGGCTCCACCTTCATAGCACGGATGGCTTCCCAGGCCTGGCGCACCGAGCCCACCGCTTCATAGCGGCTCTGCTGGGGCAGCAGCAGCTGGTCGAGGATCTGTAGTGAGCCCCGCGAGTAGCGGATCGCCTCCAAAGTCATGCTGTCAACAGTCGCGCTCACCGCTTTTCTCCGGGCTCCGGGGGCCCGCTCGCACCGGGGGCGGAGCCGGAATAcgcggagggggcggggcctcacCGGAAGGAGGCGCATGCGCACAGTAACCCCGCAGGTTCCCGGAAGTCGCCGTCCTTACGTCGGATCCTGCCCCACCTTCCCAGCCGAGCCCAGTTAGCAGCCCCCTCCACTGTTAGTGCCCCCTGCCACTATTTTGGGAGCAACGACCTCAAGCCATATAGCACGACCCCCAAGTTCCTGGTGGGCACCCTCAGGAGCGCGTACTGCCTGTGGTCTTATGTAGAGCAAGGCCCCAGTTGGGGGTCCCAAGATTGAACGATCCTTACTGCTGCCCTGAGACCGTCCCATCCCCGCGGGGAGGAAAGTCCAGTGGGCTGGGGGCTACCACCTCTCCGGACCGGCACGTTACAAGTTCCGAGAGATTAAGTCGGAACCTCAGTTCTGAGAGGTGTCTGATTTGTGCACGCTGTTATCTCCAACGGCTTGGATGGTGCCTGGTGCACTGCAAGGGCTCCGTCAATGTTTGAGCAATGATCCTTCTCCAGAGTTTAGGGGAAGGCGGTGGGCCATGAGCCTCCTTGTGGGTGCTCTGCTGTTTGGAGGCTGTTTTCTACTCATTTTACTAGTTTCCTTCAAAAGAAGTATACCCTTCCAAGGTGTCCCCATGGGCAGGGGATTAATGAACAGCCCTCACCTGTGCGCTCCATCCTTTGCTGCTTTGGGCCAGGATGCTGAGCACCCTATGTGCCTGCCCTGTTGTCCAGTCCCCTTTCCATCCCTCACAAACTCAGCCTGTTGTTCCACCACCTCCAGGAAGTCAGCCCTGATTTCAGGCCAGCCTGGGCTACTACATTTAAACCCTCATCAAGCTGGGTGGGGACCAAGGCTGTGAGCAGGAGATCTGCACTGGGTGATGAGATGCTGGGCAACCTTCATTGGGTGGGTGGGGGTAGAGCTCCTGGGCCCATTTAGTAATCTGAGGCAGGGGCAAAGAAGCAGGGCTTTAATGTTGGGAGGTCTTGGGTCGCACAAGGCACAGACACCCTCTCCAGGAACAAATAAATAACTCCATCACCGCGAGAAAGTGAGGTGTGCACAAGGGTGGGGACTGAGCTCTCCAAGAGCTGGTGGGCCAGCGGGGCTGCAGCCTGGGAGGGGCCTCCTGGGTGAGTCTTGGCCTCTGGAGTGAATCTGGACCATGGAATCACTCACTCTCGGAACCGGAGTAGTCAGCCACGAGGGAGGAGCCGAGGCTGCAGGGCTGTGGTGTGTCCTGGGGGTTGGGTGCCTCAGGGGAGGTGTCTGGCGGGGGCTGGGGCCTGTCCTGAcagctctcctcctgccccagtggGCTGCTGTTCTTGGGGGTCTCGGCTGTCTCCAGAGAGCAGTCTTGGGGGGACACGGGCCTGTTCTGGTTGGTCCCCTCTGGCAACTGTGGCTCCCCAGACTTGAAGGTTTCGGCCACGTGCTGGGGGCTCTCTGGGACCTCCCGGGACCGCCGTCGCACGATGCCCAGGTGCCCCATGGTGACAGGGGAGCTGGTGGGAGTGGCTCTGCGGTTCTGGGCCAGTTTCTTCAGGACACTGttggttttgctgctgctgctgctgctggcgctGGCTCCCGGAGTGGAGGGGAACCAGGAGCGGCTGATGATCTCTGTCCGCTTGAGCTTCTGCTTGTCCTCGTATGCTGGGGGGGAGAAGGAGGTCCAGAGCCGCCCTCTGCCTGAGCGCCTACCCCCCGTCTCCCCCCACCCGACTCCCCACGCTCACTGGCCCCCACGCACAGTCTAGGGTGTGGAACTTCAGCAGGGCGGCCAGTCTGCGGTCATCCTCTGTCTCCGGCACCAGTGGGATGGCCAGGCTGGCCTTGGCCTGCAATGCCtggtccctctcctcctcctcctgcatggcttttttcttttcctgtgttgGGGTGGAAGTGGGTGGAGAGGGACAgcgctcagccactcagttgtgtccgagtctttgcgaccctattgactgtagcccaccaggcaggcaaggatactggagtgagttgacatttcctcctccaggggagcttcccagcccagggatcgaactctggtttcctgtgtatcctgcactggcaggcagattctttaccactgagctctcTAGAGCAGCCATGGGGAGGGATGGTGGGTGCCAGAGTCATGCCTCTTCCATGCCCTCTGAGCTGGGAGCTGGCATGGGCATCCCCTCTAGCTCtcctcccatttcctcctctttaagTTTATGTGAGGAAAGGGCCTCATGCAGTGCTTGGGACACAGAACTTGTTCAACAAGCAGGAGACATGACTGTTATTACTGTGCGTGCCATTGGGtccttcactcattttttttttttttggctgcgacTCAAAGTAGGCAGGattttagctctctgaccaggggtcaaaccctcgcctcctgcagtggaagtatggagtcctaacaactagactgccaaggaagttcccagtcattcattctttccacaaatatttgCAGAATATCTTTCTGGAGTCAGGCCTTGTTCTAGACACTAGGGACACAGCCATGAGCAGAAAAAAACCCTTGCCCTGGTGAAGCTGACGTACTAGTGGGTGAGTGAGACAAAATGATGAGGAGAAAAAGAATGCTGGGAAGGGGGTGAGGGTTGGCAGGGGGTTCAACTTTACATATGGCACGCGGTGGAGCGGAGGGGCAGGGGCAGTCTCCCTGAGAAGATCATGTTCAAGAAAAGATGTCTAAGTGAGGGAGTCATGTGGATATTAGGTGGAAAAGTGTTCCAAAGGGGAgggaacagcctgtgcaaaggccctgaggcagaactGCACGTGCCAGTGAGGTGGCCAGTATGGCTGGAGCAGAATGAGCAAGGGGAAGGTGGAGATGGGGGTAGAAGGGTAAAGGGCAGATTGTTtgggcctggtgggccatggggaGGACTTTGGTTTCTGCATAAAGGAAGTGGGAACCATGGAGGGCTCTGAGCATAGTAGGGATGTGATCCGGCTCAGGTGCTCACGGGTGCCCTCTGATGGCTGTGAGGGGAACAGGCTCTGGGACACGAAGCTAGGAGCCACTGGGGACCAGCGTGGAGAGATTGTGCTAGTCCAGGCAGGAGACGATGGAGGCTGAGGATGTTGTCAGAGCCTGCCAGAATTTGCTGATGGATGCAGAGGTGGGGAAATAATGGTGGTTATAACAACAGGAGCAAGGCTGAGTGCCTGGAAGAACAAAGATGCTTCTATTACTGAGAAAGGGAGGATGCAGGCAGGCCAAGTTAGGGACTGATGGGGTTTCCCTGGCATTTTATGTTTGGGGGCCCTCAGACGCCACTCAGGGATGCCCAGAAGGCAGGGGACACACAACTCAGGCTATAGGCCTGGCCAGAGGGACACACTTTTAGTAACAAATAATTAGTAAGAAAACCCTTGGGCTTCTGtgatgctccagtggttaagagcctgccaatgcaggggacgtgggtttgatctctggtctgggaagagatcccacaagccacagagcaactaagccagtgtgccaccactactgagcctgtgtgctccaactactgaagcccgagtgcctggagcctgtgctctgcaacaggagaagccacagcaatgagaagcttgcacactgcaaccagagaaaagccggcacagcaatgaagacccagcacagacagaaagaaagattattaaaaaaaaaaaagctgctgggCCAGCTGCCTCCCCCAGGCGCTGCGATGTAGGGAGGTGGTCCCCGCGTGGCGGATGGGAAACTGAGGGTAAAAGGACCGCCTATAGTCAGGAAGTGATGGGGCGCAGGCTGGACCTGGGTCTCGGCCCACTTTTCGTTCTCCCTGCCCCACTGTTAGGAcccccttggtggctcagacggtaaagaatctgcttgcagtgcaggagacccaggttcaatccctgggtcaggcagatcccctggagaaggcaattggctacccactctagtattcttgcctggagaattccatggacagaggagcctggtgggctacagtccatggggtcacaaagagtaagacatgactgagtgactaactttcattttctttgctccACTGTTGCTGATGCCTCACCGCCTGTGGACCCGACCCTGGGCTGGGAGCCCCACTCACCCGGAACCTTTTCCGAAGCATGCTGTTGAGGGCGAAGTCGTCCTTCCAGGCACTCTGGGCCTCCTGGATGTGGCTCAGGGTGGGGAGGGCCTTCTTGAGCGTGCTCCGGTCAGCCTCGCCATGCTCCAGGCGGAACATGGCGTCCatctccagcttctgcttcttctcaTGCTCTGCAAGGGTGAGAATGGGGTTGGACTTTCGGGGCCCCAGCTCAGGATCAGGGTTGGGGTCCAAACCCACCCACAGCGCTCACCTGTGGTCAGCACCTGTTCATTGTCCTCCATGTCCCAGCGCTCCTCCTTGCGCTGGGCGCCGCTCACAATCACGTAGTCACAGTTGGCGGGGTCCGTTTGCATCTCGATGTAGTTGACACAGAGGTGGCATTTCATCCTGAACCTGGGCGGGTGGAGGGTGGCAGGCGGGAATCTGGATACTGTGGCCGCCCTGGGACACCCTGCGACCCCTGCCTGCTTCCCTCCATCTGTGTGCGTTACGTCATCAACTAGCATTTGCAGAGAACCTGCTGCATGCTGCTCTCCGTGTCTGAGGCACAGCCATGGGTGACACGCAGGGGTCCATCACCCTGGTACTGACCATCTGTCTGGAGTTTATGTATTCATCCCTGCATTCATTCGTTTGTTCatctgttcactcattcatt
The nucleotide sequence above comes from Bos indicus isolate NIAB-ARS_2022 breed Sahiwal x Tharparkar chromosome 7, NIAB-ARS_B.indTharparkar_mat_pri_1.0, whole genome shotgun sequence. Encoded proteins:
- the MRI1 gene encoding methylthioribose-1-phosphate isomerase: MTLEAIRYSRGSLQILDQLLLPQQSRYEAVGSVRQAWEAIRAMKVRGAPAIALVGCLSLAVELQAGAGGPGLAALVAFVQDALSFLVTARPTAVNMARAARDLAELAAQEAEREGATEEAVRERVICWAEDMLDKDLRDNRSIGDLGAHHLLKRAAPQGGKVTVLTHCNTGALATAGYGTALGVIRSLHNLGRLKHAFCTETRPYNQGARLTAFELVYEQIPATLIADSMAAAAMAHQGVSAVVVGADRVVANGDTANKVGTYQLAIAAKHHGIPFYVAAPSSSCDLRLETGREIVIEERPEQELTDVNGVRIAAPGIGVWNPAFDVTPHDLITGGIITELGVFAPEELQAALSATIS
- the YJU2B gene encoding probable splicing factor YJU2B yields the protein MGERKGVNKYYPPDFNPEKHGSLNRYHNSHPLRERARKLSQGILIIRFEMPYNIWCDGCKNHIGMGVRYNAEKKKVGNYYTTPIYRFRMKCHLCVNYIEMQTDPANCDYVIVSGAQRKEERWDMEDNEQVLTTEHEKKQKLEMDAMFRLEHGEADRSTLKKALPTLSHIQEAQSAWKDDFALNSMLRKRFREKKKAMQEEEERDQALQAKASLAIPLVPETEDDRRLAALLKFHTLDSYEDKQKLKRTEIISRSWFPSTPGASASSSSSSKTNSVLKKLAQNRRATPTSSPVTMGHLGIVRRRSREVPESPQHVAETFKSGEPQLPEGTNQNRPVSPQDCSLETAETPKNSSPLGQEESCQDRPQPPPDTSPEAPNPQDTPQPCSLGSSLVADYSGSESE